A genomic region of Bacteroidales bacterium contains the following coding sequences:
- a CDS encoding peptidoglycan DD-metalloendopeptidase family protein, whose protein sequence is MTKITTENVLAYFKGVLTSYSQVFFSGNAVFGILLLLVTFIHPYAGLAGLLAVITSHSTAWLIGYDRKLTEKGIYGFNSLLTALCMGIFFEPSPLLLFLIVITSVFIVFLTVAVQGVLYKYSLPFLSIPFLISVWIVILATRNFSALSLSPRTIFFLNELYKLGGSQLVRLYEESNKLPIPGSIKIYLESLGAIFFQYNLFAGALIAVGLFFFSRIAFSLSLIGFYSAWLFYRMIGADISSLGYSYIGFNYILTAIAIGGYFFIPSVDSYLWAVIVTPMVAFVSLGFQNIFNLFQLPVYSLPFNFIVLLFLYAFRLRSNRSSRMTEVLIQRKTPEENLYSARVSNERFRYTHLIPVKLPFWGEWTVSQGYDGEYTHQDDWRFAWDFVITDALKMQYTGEGLEPEDYYCFGKPVIAPADGEVVAVENEVDDNPIGKVNLAKNWGNTVVIKHTPNLYSQMSHLKKGSIKVKPGEQIKAGQIIGASGNSGRSPYPHLHFQLQTTPYIGSRTIQYPISHYLVTKENGKFLHQFRSPSQNDIVSNVTVHPLLKNAFDLVPGQKIEATFSLNGKETTATWEVATNIYNESYLYCPRYKSAAYFVNDGVFFRFVHYEGKRKSLLYCFYLAYYEVVLSTDADKAIESEIPAFQIFKPHELVAQDILAPFLQFMHARYTLHNKTENTVLSSNEIRIFSEVTREYAFRKRKRIRFESAVTQNGIGKIAVYED, encoded by the coding sequence ATGACTAAAATAACGACAGAAAACGTCTTGGCCTATTTCAAAGGGGTACTGACAAGTTACTCGCAGGTATTTTTTTCCGGAAATGCAGTATTCGGAATCCTTCTGCTTCTTGTTACGTTTATTCATCCGTATGCCGGTCTGGCCGGACTTCTGGCTGTGATTACCTCGCATTCTACAGCCTGGCTGATTGGGTACGACAGGAAGCTTACCGAAAAAGGAATCTATGGCTTTAACAGCCTGCTGACTGCACTCTGTATGGGGATCTTTTTTGAACCCTCTCCCCTCCTCCTGTTCCTTATTGTTATTACCTCAGTTTTTATCGTTTTTCTCACCGTTGCAGTGCAGGGTGTTCTTTACAAATACAGTCTGCCATTTTTAAGCATTCCATTTCTGATATCTGTATGGATAGTAATACTGGCCACAAGAAATTTCAGCGCACTTTCCCTTAGTCCCCGAACCATTTTCTTTCTGAACGAATTGTACAAACTGGGGGGAAGCCAGCTGGTTCGTCTGTATGAAGAAAGCAATAAACTACCCATCCCCGGATCCATAAAAATCTACCTTGAATCGCTCGGCGCTATCTTCTTTCAGTACAACCTTTTTGCTGGTGCCCTTATTGCCGTCGGTTTATTTTTCTTTTCGCGCATAGCTTTTTCTCTCTCCCTGATCGGGTTTTACAGTGCTTGGTTATTTTACAGAATGATCGGAGCGGATATTTCTTCCCTCGGATACAGTTATATAGGATTCAATTATATATTGACAGCTATTGCAATCGGCGGATACTTTTTTATTCCTTCTGTTGACTCGTACCTCTGGGCTGTTATCGTAACACCCATGGTTGCCTTCGTTTCACTTGGTTTTCAGAACATTTTCAACCTTTTTCAGCTTCCGGTTTATTCCCTTCCTTTTAATTTTATTGTCTTATTGTTCCTTTATGCTTTCCGGCTCAGGAGCAACAGGTCGTCAAGGATGACTGAAGTATTAATACAAAGAAAAACTCCGGAAGAAAATCTTTACAGCGCACGCGTTTCCAATGAGCGGTTCCGCTATACTCATCTTATTCCAGTCAAACTTCCTTTCTGGGGTGAATGGACAGTATCGCAGGGTTATGATGGAGAATATACCCATCAGGACGACTGGCGTTTTGCCTGGGATTTTGTTATAACAGACGCTCTTAAAATGCAATATACAGGAGAAGGACTGGAACCCGAAGATTATTACTGCTTTGGCAAGCCGGTTATTGCTCCAGCCGATGGGGAAGTTGTTGCTGTTGAAAATGAGGTGGATGACAACCCGATAGGTAAAGTAAACCTGGCAAAAAACTGGGGAAATACGGTTGTTATTAAACACACCCCTAATCTATACAGCCAGATGAGTCACCTAAAAAAAGGCAGCATCAAAGTAAAACCAGGAGAACAGATTAAAGCAGGCCAGATTATCGGGGCAAGCGGAAATTCGGGACGTTCTCCATACCCTCATCTTCATTTTCAGTTGCAAACAACACCCTACATCGGTTCCAGAACCATTCAGTATCCGATAAGTCATTATCTTGTAACAAAAGAAAATGGAAAATTCCTGCATCAATTCCGGTCTCCTTCCCAAAACGATATTGTATCCAATGTAACTGTTCATCCTCTGCTCAAGAATGCATTCGATCTGGTACCCGGACAGAAAATTGAAGCAACTTTTTCGTTGAACGGAAAAGAAACAACCGCAACATGGGAAGTTGCAACCAACATCTATAATGAATCATACCTTTATTGCCCCCGGTATAAATCGGCCGCCTATTTTGTCAATGACGGGGTGTTCTTCCGTTTCGTCCATTATGAAGGAAAGCGAAAATCGTTGCTATACTGCTTCTATCTGGCATATTATGAAGTTGTTCTGAGCACTGATGCTGATAAGGCTATTGAATCAGAAATACCTGCTTTTCAGATATTCAAACCGCATGAGCTGGTTGCGCAGGATATCCTGGCTCCGTTCCTTCAGTTTATGCATGCCAGATATACATTGCACAACAAAACAGAAAATACTGTCCTTTCATCCAATGAAATAAGGATATTTTCGGAAGTTACCAGGGAATATGCCTTCAGAAAAAGAAAAAGGATACGTTTTGAAAGCGCAGTAACACAGAATGGGATTGGCAAAATTGCTGTGTATGAAGATTAG
- a CDS encoding diaminopimelate decarboxylase, translating into MNTKQPFERPFIKKISLGVPAKFGMKNKIEPIHAIDGVTVDSLMDQFGSPLFVLSEKTIRHTYRKAYQAFSVRYPKVQFAWSYKTNYLDAVCRIFHQEGSWAEVVSGFEYHKALKNGIAGEKIIFNGPSKQEEDLKLAIENKSLIHIDHFDELFQLIELSKSSSVKPRVAIRINMNTGIYPSWDRFGFNYENGEAWEALNRIMLSGAIDLKGLHTHIGTYILEPSAYHAAASKMAEMASQLYSKYHFALEYIDIGGGFASKNTLRGTYLPGTDAAPSFEDYAEAITSALINSSLPPERLPLLILESGRALIDEAGFLFSTVLANKRLPDGKRAIIIDAGVNILFTAFWYDHHIAPVKSPSEMTEETIVYGPLCMNIDVIRPAVVLPLLRRGDRIVITRTGAYNMTQWMQFITYRPNVVLIDMQGRVHTLRKQETLETLKASESVPDHLQQK; encoded by the coding sequence ATGAACACAAAACAGCCTTTTGAAAGACCCTTTATCAAAAAGATTTCTCTGGGGGTACCGGCCAAATTCGGAATGAAAAACAAAATAGAGCCGATACATGCTATTGACGGAGTAACAGTCGATTCGCTCATGGATCAGTTCGGATCGCCCCTCTTTGTTCTTTCCGAGAAAACTATCCGCCATACATATCGCAAGGCCTATCAGGCATTTTCCGTTCGCTACCCGAAGGTGCAATTTGCCTGGTCATATAAGACCAATTATCTTGATGCTGTATGCCGGATTTTTCATCAGGAAGGGTCATGGGCCGAAGTTGTTTCGGGATTTGAATACCACAAAGCGTTGAAAAATGGCATCGCCGGTGAAAAAATCATTTTTAATGGCCCTTCGAAACAGGAAGAAGATCTGAAACTGGCAATAGAAAACAAATCCCTCATTCATATTGACCACTTTGATGAACTGTTCCAGCTCATTGAACTGTCCAAATCTTCATCCGTTAAACCGAGAGTTGCAATCCGGATCAATATGAATACCGGAATTTATCCTTCATGGGACCGGTTCGGCTTTAATTATGAAAACGGAGAAGCCTGGGAAGCCTTAAACAGGATAATGCTATCAGGCGCAATTGATCTGAAAGGTTTGCATACACACATTGGAACCTACATTCTGGAGCCTTCTGCTTACCATGCTGCTGCTTCCAAAATGGCCGAAATGGCCAGCCAGCTTTATTCAAAGTACCACTTTGCCCTGGAGTATATTGATATCGGAGGAGGATTTGCTTCGAAAAACACACTGCGCGGAACATACCTTCCGGGAACCGATGCGGCGCCTTCCTTTGAAGATTATGCCGAGGCCATTACAAGTGCTCTTATTAACTCTTCCCTTCCTCCTGAAAGATTACCTCTGCTGATTCTGGAATCAGGCAGGGCACTTATTGATGAAGCCGGATTTCTTTTTTCAACTGTACTGGCCAATAAGCGACTTCCTGACGGGAAAAGAGCCATCATCATTGATGCCGGAGTAAATATTCTCTTTACCGCCTTCTGGTACGACCACCACATAGCTCCTGTCAAATCCCCATCGGAAATGACGGAAGAAACCATTGTATATGGACCTCTGTGCATGAACATCGACGTAATCAGACCTGCGGTTGTCCTTCCTTTACTCCGGAGAGGTGACCGGATTGTCATTACCAGGACGGGAGCATACAACATGACCCAATGGATGCAGTTTATCACATACCGCCCTAACGTTGTTCTCATCGATATGCAAGGCAGGGTTCATACCCTCAGAAAACAGGAAACACTCGAAACATTAAAAGCATCAGAATCCGTTCCCGATCATTTGCAGCAGAAATGA
- a CDS encoding ATP-grasp domain-containing protein, with product MNRRKITVAVTGLNNIDSPGPGIPVIRGIRESSFFDARIIGLAYENLEPGIYMRDLVDKSYLVPYPSEGSDALMNRILEIHARESIDVVIPNFDAELTAFMKAEKTLLQKGIHTFLPTPGQFNERSKSNLPAFGKKYEINVPESIPVFSVSEMEEAVKKLHFPVLVKGKYYEAYIANSIEQAQYYLFKISAKWGLPVVVQQFVEGTEVNVIALGDGNGTTVGAVAMRKTYITDKGKAWGGITIDEPRLMDLTRKIISSTKWKGGMELEIIKNLNDEFFVIEINPRIPAWVYLAVGAGQNIPEALVKLALGIPVQPFAKYTIGKMFVRFSYDMIVDIKDFEKLNTQGEL from the coding sequence ATGAACAGGAGAAAAATCACTGTTGCAGTTACCGGATTGAACAATATTGACAGTCCTGGACCTGGAATTCCGGTCATCAGAGGGATAAGGGAATCCTCCTTTTTCGATGCCCGGATTATTGGTCTGGCTTATGAAAATCTTGAACCCGGAATTTATATGAGGGATCTGGTTGACAAGTCATATCTTGTTCCCTATCCTTCGGAAGGTTCGGATGCGCTTATGAACAGAATTCTGGAAATCCACGCCAGAGAATCCATTGATGTTGTGATTCCCAATTTTGATGCGGAGCTGACGGCTTTCATGAAGGCAGAAAAAACGCTTTTGCAGAAAGGAATCCATACTTTTCTTCCAACTCCCGGTCAGTTTAATGAACGCAGCAAATCCAACCTTCCGGCCTTCGGGAAAAAATATGAAATCAACGTCCCGGAAAGCATTCCAGTGTTTTCTGTTTCCGAAATGGAAGAGGCAGTAAAAAAACTGCACTTCCCCGTTCTGGTGAAAGGCAAGTATTATGAAGCCTATATTGCCAATTCCATTGAACAGGCACAGTATTACCTTTTCAAAATCAGCGCAAAATGGGGCCTGCCTGTTGTGGTTCAGCAGTTCGTCGAAGGCACCGAAGTAAATGTAATTGCCCTGGGTGACGGAAACGGAACAACTGTCGGAGCAGTGGCCATGCGAAAAACATACATCACCGACAAGGGAAAGGCCTGGGGCGGCATAACAATTGATGAACCGAGACTCATGGATCTTACCCGCAAGATTATTTCCAGTACCAAATGGAAAGGTGGCATGGAACTGGAAATCATTAAAAACTTAAATGACGAGTTTTTCGTGATTGAAATCAATCCCAGAATTCCCGCCTGGGTCTACCTGGCTGTAGGTGCCGGCCAGAATATTCCCGAAGCCCTTGTTAAACTGGCACTTGGAATTCCTGTACAACCCTTTGCAAAATACACAATAGGAAAGATGTTTGTGCGCTTTTCCTATGATATGATAGTCGATATTAAAGATTTTGAAAAACTTAATACACAAGGAGAATTGTAG
- a CDS encoding PqqD family protein, whose product MKLKKNIAISETGYVFNPSTGESFTLNQIGLEIINMAKENKSDEEIKQHLLQKYDTDEASLERYYLDFLEMLKQYQLIENGN is encoded by the coding sequence ATGAAACTAAAAAAGAACATCGCCATCAGTGAAACAGGATACGTCTTTAATCCGTCCACCGGTGAATCATTCACGCTGAATCAGATCGGGCTGGAAATCATTAACATGGCAAAAGAAAACAAGAGTGACGAGGAAATTAAACAGCATTTACTGCAAAAATATGATACCGACGAAGCGTCGCTTGAGCGGTACTATCTGGATTTTCTGGAGATGCTGAAACAATACCAGCTCATTGAGAACGGGAACTAA
- a CDS encoding RNA polymerase sigma factor RpoD/SigA, producing MRQLKITKQVTNRETPSLDKYLHEIGRVDLLTAEEEVELARRIRHGDNEALHTLVKANLRFVVSVAKQYQNQGLSLPDLINEGNLGLIKAAQRFDETRGFKFISYAVWWIRQSILQALAEQARIVRLPLNKIGSINKINKTFAELEQKYEREPSLNEIAQALEIASEEIKETLRNAGKHVSMDAPLGNDEEGTMYDVLTNIESPSPDKGLLTDSLRREIERVLTTLTQREADVIRMYYGLNGKHPYTLEEIAEAFQLTRERVRQIKEKAIKRLKNTTRCKLLKSYLG from the coding sequence ATGAGACAGCTAAAGATCACCAAGCAGGTCACCAACAGGGAAACCCCCTCCCTTGATAAATACCTGCATGAAATCGGGCGTGTTGATTTGCTTACGGCCGAAGAAGAAGTTGAACTGGCGCGTCGCATACGGCACGGTGACAATGAAGCCCTTCACACCCTGGTAAAAGCCAATCTGCGTTTTGTTGTTTCAGTCGCAAAACAATACCAGAACCAGGGCCTCAGCCTTCCCGACCTCATCAATGAAGGAAACCTCGGACTGATTAAGGCAGCACAGCGCTTTGATGAAACCCGGGGCTTTAAGTTCATTTCCTACGCCGTCTGGTGGATCCGGCAGTCTATCCTCCAGGCCCTTGCAGAACAGGCACGGATTGTCAGACTACCCCTCAATAAAATCGGTTCCATCAACAAAATCAACAAAACATTTGCAGAGCTGGAACAGAAGTACGAGCGGGAACCCTCTCTCAATGAAATTGCCCAGGCTCTGGAAATTGCCTCCGAAGAAATTAAAGAAACCCTGAGGAACGCTGGGAAACATGTGTCCATGGACGCCCCTCTGGGAAATGACGAGGAGGGAACCATGTACGATGTTCTGACAAACATTGAATCGCCCAGCCCCGATAAAGGATTGCTTACCGACTCACTCCGGCGCGAAATTGAAAGGGTTCTTACTACCCTCACCCAGCGCGAAGCTGATGTAATTCGCATGTATTACGGACTTAACGGGAAACATCCGTACACACTCGAAGAAATTGCTGAAGCATTCCAGCTCACCAGGGAACGGGTCCGCCAGATAAAGGAAAAAGCCATCAAACGCCTTAAAAACACTACCCGCTGTAAATTGCTGAAATCGTACCTTGGGTAA